GAGGAAGCCGTCTACGGCCTTGGCCGCGAGGTTTGTGCCGCATTCTTTGACAACGCCGGCACGATCCCGGACGAGCAACACGTGATGGTGCGCGCCAACGGCGGCGAGGTCGGGCGCGTCGAGGAGGGGTTCGCGAACGAATTGCGCGAGGGCGACGTGTTCGTGCTCGCGGGGCGAAGCATGCGGGTCAAGGAGATCGGGCGCAGCGGCGTCGTTGCCGAACCGCATCGCGGGCGCCCAACCGTACCGCAGTGGAGTTCGCATATGAAAGGCGTCTCGCCGGCGCTCGCGGCCGAGATCACGACCTTACGCACGACGGTTGCGCAGCATCTGCGCGCGCGGAATCCGCGGCGTGCGTTGGCCTATCTGCGCGCTCGATACGCGCTGCGGGGTGCCGAGGCGGCGCTCGCGGTACGATACGTCGCGCAACAGCTCGCGCTCTCGGACGTGCCGACGCAGCGTCGCCCGATTCTGGAAGTCTATCGAATGGATCGCAGCCAAACCGTTGCGTTTCATACCTGCGCGGGACGCCGCGTCAACGAGACCCTGGCTCGCGTCGTCGGAGCCCGCATTCACGCGAGCGCCCGTTTGAATACGACGCTGACCACCGACGACAACGGTTTTCTCGTGACGCTGCCGCCGGGGAAGACGCTTCCGGACGTGCTCTGGGCATCGCTGCTGGGGACCGGCGATTTCGAACGAGATCTGGTGCAAGGGCTGCGGAGCTCGCATCTGCTGCAGAATTATTTTCGTTACGTTGCCAACACCGGATTGCTCGTGTTGCGGCGCGCGGGCGGACGCACGCAGCGCCGCGGCACGCAGCGCTGGAATAGCACGCGCATTTTCGAGCGCTTGTGGAAGGCCGATCCACAGTTCCCGCTTTTGCGCGAAACGTTGCGCACGGTCACGCGCGATCTGCTCGACGCGCCGGCGGCGCTGGCGTACCTCGCCGCGATCGAAGGAAGCCCTCGCGTGCTGCATCCTCCCGCGGCGACGCCGTTCACGTTCGGGATTATCACGTCGTCGTTCGGCGATAGCGTGGTGCTGGACGATCGGGCCGAGATGGTCGAGGCCTTGCACGATCGCGTGTTGGCCGTCTTGGGCGAGCGAGCCAAACTCCCGGCCGGCTCGCTCGACGAGCCCACGCTCGAACTGACGTACGGATGAACGCGCCGACGCCCGCCGTTCCAACGGCAGTGTTGCAACTCGGCGCCGTCGCGCTGCCGAACGGCTTGCTCTGGCTGGAGCGTTCTCGCGCGCTTGTCGTTGCCGACGCGCACCTGGCGTATGAAGAAGCGATCGGCGGCGCGCTACCGCTCTGGAGTACGGGAGAAGCGCTGGCCACGCTCGAGCGGGCGGTCGCGCGTAGCGGCGCCCGCGAGGTTATCTTTCTCGGCGATATCATCCACGGCAGCCGGATGAGCCAGGGCGCGGCGGAGATCGTCCGCGACGCGCTTGCGGCCTTGCGCCGTGCGTGCGAGGTAACGCTGGTGGCCGGAAATCACGAGGGACGGACGCGCGGGGTTGCAGTTCTCGGCGAGACCGTCCTCTTCGCCGAGCGCGACGGATGGCTGTTGGTGCACGGCGACGATGTCGCGCAGGGAGGCACGCGCCGCATCGTGGGGCACCTTCATCCCACGATTCCGCTCGGCGGCGGCAAGAGCGCACCGGCGTTTCTCGCATCGGCGCGCTTGATCGTCGTGCCCGCCCTCACCCCGTATTCGACCGGCTTGAACGTGCTTTCGCGTGCATGCACGCAGGCGCTCCGCGCGTTCGGCTGCTCGGCCGCCGAGTTCGCGGTCGTTGCATCCGGCGATAGCCGCGTCTATCCGTTTGGTTCGTTGACAGCCCTGCGTGCTGCGACCGCGGGCGCGAGCGCCGGCGGCCGGTACGCGCGCAAGCGTCTCTCGCCGGATTAGAGCGACGCGAGTCGCTCCAGCGCGGCGTACGACGCGGCGATGCAGGCGACTGAATCGATGGCGCCCTCGCGCAGGGCGCGCGTAAACGCGGCGAGCGGCAGAACTTCGACCTCGATGTATTCGCTGGGGTCGAGATGTTGCTCGTGGGTACGCTCTGCGTCGTATGCGATGTAGGCCGTCATCGTCGACGTCGATCGCACCGGTTCCGCCGCCGCGTGAAGGAACATCTCCCAGCGCGGCGCGGTGTAGCCGGTCTCTTCCGTCAGTTCGCGCTGGGCGCACGCAAGCGGGTCCTCCCCGCGTTCGCGCGACCCGGCCGGGAGTTCGAGCGAGATGCTGTCGTTGCCGTAGCGATACTGGCGAACGAGCACGATCTCGCGCTGCTTCGTCAGCGCGAAGACCATCACGAAGCCCTCCGACTCCCGTACGTAGTACTCCGAGAGCAAGGTACCGTTCGGGAGCTCAATCGCATCGCGGCGCAGCCTCAGGTATGGGGAGTCGACCACGAGGGCGGACGAGCGCACGTGCCAGAGCGGTTTTTCCATGCGGATGGTATCGCACGAAGCGTTTGCCTCTCCTGTCGCGAACTGCAAGCCTTCGTGGAAGATTCTGTCATCGTCGTCGGCGCCGGAACCATGGGCGCCGGTATAGCCTTCGTCGCGGCGCGCGGCGGCTTTCCGGTGGAAGTCGTGGAGCCGGACGCGTCCGCGCGCGAGCGGGGCCGGGCCCGCATCGAGGCCGATGCGTTGCGAGCGGGCGATGCGTCCGCCGTATCACGCATCCGCTGGATCGAACAGATCCCGGAGCGCAGCGCGGCCACGATTGCGATCGAGGCGGTTCCCGAAGACCCTTCGCTCAAAATACGCATCTTAACGGAGCTCGAGCGCGCGTTAGCCTCGGATGCGTTGCTCGCAACCAACACGTCGTCGCTCAGCATCACCGAGCTGTTTAGCGGTTTGGATCGCCCCGAACGAGCGATCGGCCTGCATTTCTTCAATCCGCCGGCGGCGATGAAGCTGGTGGAAATCGTCCGGACTGCGAGCACGGACGATCGCGCGATCGAGCGAGCGCGAGCGTTCGTGGAACGCAGCCGCAAGAGTGCCGTGCTGGCCGCCGACACGCCCGGGTTCATCGTCAATCGCGTCGCCCGCCCGTTCTATCTTCAGGCGCTGCGTGCCCTCGATAGAGGCGCAGCGCCGATCGAGACGATCGATGCGCTGGCGCGTGCGGCCGGTTTTCGGATGGGACCGTTCGAGCTGATCGATTTGATTGGGATGGACGTCAATCTCGCGGTCAGCGAGTCGATCTACGAACGCACGGACCAAGCGCGTTTGATTCCGCTCGAGTTGCAGCGCGCGATGGTTGCGCAAGGCCGCCTCGGGAGAAAGAGCGGGCTCGGATTCTACGACTATCGTAACGGCGTGCCCGAACGTCTCGACTTGCGCGTCGATCCTCCCGGCGGGGAACCGATCGAGGACGAGGTCGTTGCGATCATCGGTTTCGGCGGAATCGCCGACGAACTCGCGGAGCTCCTCGAACAGCGGTACGTGCACGTGCAACGGATCGAAAACGACGACTTGATCGATGAGTTGCGGCTCGATACGACGATGGTGATCGATACGGGAGACGGCACCAGCGATCGCGGCGAGCTGGTGGCATCGATGGATTCTTTTCTCGGCCCCGAAACGGTGGTGTTCGTCGATGCGTATGCTACCGACACTCAAGCGGCGGCAAAGCGCATGCGTCATCCCGAGCGGCTGATCGGCTACGGCGTGCTTGGCAGTTTCGAATCGCAACGGGCCGTCGAAATCGCCGATTCGCCGGGGGCGAGCGACGATGCGTTAGCGCTGGCGCAAGAGCTTTTCGAACAGCTCGGGAAAGGCGTCGCGCTGGTTGCCGACGAGCCGGGCCTCGTGCTCGGACGCATCGTCGGCTCGATCGTCAATGAGGCCGTGATCGGCGTACACGAAGACGTTGCGACCGCCGACGACATCGATCTTGCGATGCGTCTGGGAACGAACTATCCGATCGGCCCGATTGCGTGGGGACGCGAAATCGGCGGCGCTCGGGTCGCGCGCATTCTCAACCGGCTTGCACAGGCTGAAGGCGACGCGTTCGCACCGCACCGTTCGCTGTGGGTTCTCGATGCGCTCGACGAGCCGGAAGAGGGGCTCGAACCACCCGAACCGCAGGGCATCGGCGGAGGCATCTTTTAGTGCTGGGCCGCGAAGTGTGGGTGATCGACGCGGTGCGCACGCCGATCGGGCGTTTGGGCGGAGCGCTCGCGCAGGTGCGTCCCGACGACCTTGCGGCGAGCGTCGTGCGCGCCGTCGTCGACCGCGCGGTCGTTCCGTACGACCGCATCGACGACGTGTTTTTCGGCGCCGCCAATCAAAGCGGTGAGGATAATCGGAACGTCGGACGCATGGCTGCGTTGTTGGCCGGGCTTCCCGTCGAGGTCGCGGGCGCGACGTTCAATCGCCTATGCGGTTCGAGCCTCGAAGCGATCAACGCCGCGGCGCACGCGATCGCATGCGGTGACGCCGACGTGATCGTAGCGGGAGGCGTGGAATCGATGACGCGCGCTCCGTACGTGCT
This genomic window from Candidatus Dormiibacterota bacterium contains:
- a CDS encoding metallophosphoesterase, which gives rise to MNAPTPAVPTAVLQLGAVALPNGLLWLERSRALVVADAHLAYEEAIGGALPLWSTGEALATLERAVARSGAREVIFLGDIIHGSRMSQGAAEIVRDALAALRRACEVTLVAGNHEGRTRGVAVLGETVLFAERDGWLLVHGDDVAQGGTRRIVGHLHPTIPLGGGKSAPAFLASARLIVVPALTPYSTGLNVLSRACTQALRAFGCSAAEFAVVASGDSRVYPFGSLTALRAATAGASAGGRYARKRLSPD
- a CDS encoding NUDIX hydrolase — encoded protein: MEKPLWHVRSSALVVDSPYLRLRRDAIELPNGTLLSEYYVRESEGFVMVFALTKQREIVLVRQYRYGNDSISLELPAGSRERGEDPLACAQRELTEETGYTAPRWEMFLHAAAEPVRSTSTMTAYIAYDAERTHEQHLDPSEYIEVEVLPLAAFTRALREGAIDSVACIAASYAALERLASL
- a CDS encoding 3-hydroxyacyl-CoA dehydrogenase NAD-binding domain-containing protein gives rise to the protein MEDSVIVVGAGTMGAGIAFVAARGGFPVEVVEPDASARERGRARIEADALRAGDASAVSRIRWIEQIPERSAATIAIEAVPEDPSLKIRILTELERALASDALLATNTSSLSITELFSGLDRPERAIGLHFFNPPAAMKLVEIVRTASTDDRAIERARAFVERSRKSAVLAADTPGFIVNRVARPFYLQALRALDRGAAPIETIDALARAAGFRMGPFELIDLIGMDVNLAVSESIYERTDQARLIPLELQRAMVAQGRLGRKSGLGFYDYRNGVPERLDLRVDPPGGEPIEDEVVAIIGFGGIADELAELLEQRYVHVQRIENDDLIDELRLDTTMVIDTGDGTSDRGELVASMDSFLGPETVVFVDAYATDTQAAAKRMRHPERLIGYGVLGSFESQRAVEIADSPGASDDALALAQELFEQLGKGVALVADEPGLVLGRIVGSIVNEAVIGVHEDVATADDIDLAMRLGTNYPIGPIAWGREIGGARVARILNRLAQAEGDAFAPHRSLWVLDALDEPEEGLEPPEPQGIGGGIF